In Flavobacterium sp. N3904, one DNA window encodes the following:
- the rlmN gene encoding 23S rRNA (adenine(2503)-C(2))-methyltransferase RlmN — protein MQIDKKDIRALSKDQLRDFFVNNGDQAFRGNQVYEWLWSKGAHSFEDMTNVAKPTREMLGNHFVINHIKVDTMQRSSDGTVKNAVRLHDGLVVESVLIPTETRTTACVSSQVGCSLDCNFCATARLKRMRNLEPAEIYDQVIAIDKESRLYYNHPLSNIVFMGMGEPLMNYNNVLKAIEMITSTEGLGMSPKRIMVSTSGVPKMIKKLADDEVKFKLAVSLHSAIDEIRSRIMPFSANFPLTDLRESLEYWYRKTKSKISYEYVVWKDINDNKASIDALVKFCKYVPCKVNLIEYNPIDDGEFQQASEESINAYIKALEASGIVVKVRRSRGKDIDAACGQLANKEA, from the coding sequence ATGCAAATCGATAAAAAAGACATACGAGCACTATCCAAAGACCAACTGAGAGATTTTTTTGTAAACAATGGAGATCAGGCTTTCAGAGGGAATCAAGTTTACGAATGGCTGTGGAGCAAAGGGGCACATAGTTTTGAAGATATGACCAATGTGGCCAAACCAACTCGTGAGATGCTTGGAAATCACTTCGTGATCAATCATATAAAGGTAGATACCATGCAACGCAGCAGCGATGGTACAGTTAAAAATGCGGTCCGTTTGCACGATGGTTTGGTAGTAGAGAGTGTTCTTATTCCCACAGAGACCAGAACAACAGCCTGCGTTTCAAGTCAGGTTGGCTGTAGTTTGGATTGTAATTTTTGTGCTACAGCCCGATTAAAACGCATGCGTAATCTAGAACCTGCCGAAATTTATGACCAGGTTATCGCTATTGATAAAGAAAGTAGGTTGTATTACAACCATCCTCTCTCTAATATTGTTTTTATGGGAATGGGAGAGCCACTCATGAATTATAACAATGTTTTGAAAGCTATCGAAATGATAACTTCAACAGAAGGATTGGGAATGTCTCCAAAAAGAATCATGGTTTCGACTTCTGGAGTTCCAAAAATGATTAAAAAATTGGCCGATGATGAAGTAAAATTCAAATTAGCGGTTTCTTTACACTCAGCGATTGATGAAATTAGGTCAAGAATTATGCCTTTTAGTGCCAATTTTCCTTTGACTGATTTGAGAGAATCATTAGAGTATTGGTACAGAAAAACAAAAAGCAAAATCTCTTATGAATATGTAGTTTGGAAAGATATTAACGACAACAAAGCATCTATTGATGCCTTAGTAAAATTTTGCAAATACGTTCCCTGCAAAGTCAATTTGATAGAATACAACCCGATCGATGATGGCGAATTTCAACAAGCCTCTGAAGAATCAATAAATGCATACATTAAGGCATTAGAAGCCAGCGGAATTGTGGTAAAAGTAAGAAGAAGTCGCGGAAAAGATATTGATGCAGCTTGTGGACAACTGGCCAATAAAGAAGCTTAA
- the nadE gene encoding NAD(+) synthase, protein MTKKRTLQIEKVNSHIVDWLKTYAENSKVNGFVIGISGGVDSAVTSTLCAQTGLKVLCVEMPIHQAHSHVTRGREHIQQLKNRFPNVSSVEADLTSVFEDFKKQVPETDDLHKLHLSLANTRSRLRMTTLYYFAGIHGLLVAGTGNKVEDFGVGFYTKYGDGGVDLSPIADLMKSEVYALGAYLKIPDSILTAAPTDGLFGDDRSDEDQLGASYDELEWAMCVTDAEREANNFSEREKTVLEIYGKLNKNNQHKMNPIPVCLINC, encoded by the coding sequence ATGACTAAAAAAAGAACCCTTCAAATCGAAAAAGTAAATTCTCATATTGTAGATTGGCTGAAAACCTATGCTGAAAATTCAAAAGTCAATGGATTTGTTATTGGAATATCTGGTGGAGTCGATTCTGCGGTTACCTCAACACTTTGTGCCCAAACGGGTTTGAAAGTATTATGTGTCGAAATGCCCATTCATCAGGCACATAGTCATGTTACTCGCGGACGTGAACATATTCAACAATTAAAAAATAGATTTCCAAACGTAAGTAGTGTTGAAGCAGACTTAACTTCGGTTTTTGAAGATTTCAAAAAGCAGGTTCCAGAAACTGATGATTTACACAAACTGCATTTATCCCTTGCAAACACCCGCTCCCGACTAAGAATGACGACTTTGTATTATTTTGCTGGAATTCATGGCTTATTGGTAGCAGGAACTGGCAATAAAGTAGAAGATTTTGGAGTAGGATTCTACACAAAATATGGCGATGGCGGAGTTGATTTGAGTCCGATAGCCGATTTAATGAAATCCGAAGTGTATGCTTTAGGTGCTTATTTAAAAATTCCAGATTCCATTTTAACAGCCGCTCCAACTGATGGACTATTTGGTGACGACCGATCTGATGAAGATCAATTGGGAGCCAGTTATGACGAATTAGAATGGGCAATGTGTGTTACTGACGCAGAAAGAGAAGCAAATAATTTTTCAGAAAGAGAAAAAACAGTTTTAGAAATCTACGGAAAACTCAACAAAAACAACCAACATAAGATGAATCCTATCCCAGTTTGCCTTATAAACTGTTAA
- a CDS encoding phosphatase PAP2 family protein codes for MLEKILSLDTQLFIYLNGLGSETYDGFWLFMTKQVNWIPFFLLLFYLIYKKLGIKQTLYLLLFVAVLVAATDQITNVFKFTFKRLRPCSNPEINTFIRVVQVRTSFGFFSGHAANTMAVSTFLYLIFKKQFKYFGFLFLWPLIFAYSRIYLGLHYPLDILSGYLCGLITGYAMYKAYQWAIKKEIISEGKKNPIR; via the coding sequence ATGCTTGAAAAAATACTTTCTCTAGATACACAATTATTTATTTATCTCAATGGTTTAGGGTCCGAAACGTATGACGGTTTTTGGCTTTTTATGACCAAACAAGTCAATTGGATTCCTTTTTTTTTACTTCTATTTTATCTCATTTATAAAAAACTAGGAATCAAACAAACACTGTATTTATTGCTTTTTGTTGCTGTTCTTGTAGCTGCAACAGATCAAATAACCAATGTGTTTAAATTTACTTTCAAGCGATTAAGACCTTGCAGTAATCCCGAAATCAATACTTTTATAAGAGTCGTTCAAGTGCGTACTTCGTTTGGTTTTTTCTCAGGACATGCGGCCAATACCATGGCAGTTTCGACCTTTTTGTATCTTATCTTTAAGAAACAATTCAAATATTTTGGATTTCTATTTCTATGGCCTTTAATTTTTGCTTACAGCCGTATTTATTTAGGTTTGCATTACCCACTGGATATTCTTTCGGGTTATTTGTGTGGACTAATTACTGGATATGCAATGTATAAAGCCTACCAATGGGCGATCAAAAAGGAAATTATTTCAGAAGGTAAAAAAAATCCGATTCGTTAG
- a CDS encoding polyprenyl synthetase family protein yields the protein MNITTQIKQPIVYEMELFEKRFYESMTSKVALLNRITYYIVNRKGKQMRPMFVFLMAKMVSRGVVNDRTYRGACVIELIHTATLVHDDVVDDSNRRRGFFSINALWKNKIAVLVGDYLLSKGLLLSIDNEDFDLLKIISVAVREMSEGELLQIEKARRLDITEAIYYEIIRKKTATLIAACCALGARSVVDDAIQVENMRKFGELIGMAFQIKDDLFDYSDEAIGKPTGIDIKEQKMTLPLIHVLNNCTSKEKSWLINSIKNHNKDKKRVKEVITFVKDNQGLSYAENKMVEFQQEALLLLNNYPDSEFKSALILMVNYVIERKK from the coding sequence ATGAATATCACTACACAAATAAAGCAGCCAATAGTATACGAAATGGAACTTTTTGAAAAAAGATTCTATGAGTCGATGACTTCAAAAGTGGCGCTTTTAAATCGGATTACTTATTATATTGTCAACAGAAAAGGAAAGCAAATGCGACCCATGTTTGTTTTTTTGATGGCAAAAATGGTCTCCAGAGGAGTTGTTAATGACAGGACTTATCGCGGTGCATGCGTAATTGAATTAATTCATACCGCAACTTTGGTACATGATGATGTGGTTGATGACAGTAATCGCCGGAGAGGTTTTTTCTCGATTAATGCGCTTTGGAAGAATAAAATTGCTGTTTTAGTTGGAGATTATTTGTTATCCAAAGGGTTATTACTTTCTATAGACAATGAAGATTTTGATTTACTTAAAATTATTTCGGTAGCTGTTCGTGAAATGAGTGAAGGCGAATTACTTCAAATTGAAAAAGCCAGAAGACTTGATATTACAGAAGCGATTTATTATGAAATTATTCGAAAAAAAACCGCAACTTTAATTGCAGCTTGCTGTGCACTTGGAGCAAGATCTGTTGTTGACGATGCGATTCAAGTAGAGAATATGCGTAAATTTGGAGAACTCATCGGTATGGCTTTCCAAATCAAAGATGATCTATTCGATTATTCAGATGAAGCTATTGGGAAACCCACAGGAATAGATATTAAAGAACAAAAAATGACTTTGCCATTGATTCATGTTCTCAACAATTGTACTTCAAAAGAGAAAAGTTGGCTTATCAATTCTATAAAAAACCACAATAAGGATAAAAAAAGAGTAAAGGAAGTAATTACTTTTGTAAAAGACAATCAGGGTCTGTCTTATGCCGAAAATAAAATGGTAGAATTTCAGCAGGAAGCTTTGTTACTTTTAAATAATTATCCGGATTCAGAATTTAAATCAGCTCTGATTTTAATGGTGAATTACGTTATCGAAAGAAAGAAATAA
- a CDS encoding response regulator transcription factor, with protein sequence MIKVCLADNYPVVHFGIKSYFKDHSDISIVANVGNFLMVRDILLTKEIDVLVIDLELEGLASIFEIKSILKNFPKTKIIFYSGLSEQIYAPNAIKAGVSGYVHKTEKLETLGQSIIKVNQGKIIMNETVMKNIALIAKQSKSERLYRKLSNREVEVLRYLSDGKKNHEIAEILTLNEKTISTYKLRLLTKLNVTNLVDLVNKAKTLEIV encoded by the coding sequence ATGATTAAAGTTTGTTTAGCAGATAACTATCCTGTAGTACATTTTGGAATAAAATCGTACTTCAAAGACCATTCTGATATTTCCATTGTTGCAAACGTTGGGAATTTTCTAATGGTGAGAGACATCCTTCTCACAAAAGAAATAGATGTCCTTGTAATTGACCTCGAACTAGAAGGTCTGGCAAGTATTTTCGAAATCAAATCGATTTTGAAAAATTTCCCAAAAACAAAAATTATTTTTTACAGTGGCCTTTCAGAACAGATCTACGCTCCAAATGCTATCAAAGCCGGGGTTTCTGGGTATGTTCACAAAACTGAAAAGCTAGAAACTTTGGGTCAATCGATCATTAAAGTAAACCAAGGGAAAATAATCATGAACGAAACCGTCATGAAAAACATTGCCTTAATTGCAAAACAAAGCAAAAGTGAACGTTTGTACAGAAAACTGTCAAATCGTGAAGTTGAAGTATTGCGTTATTTAAGTGATGGTAAGAAAAATCATGAAATCGCTGAGATATTAACGCTCAACGAAAAAACAATCAGTACTTATAAATTACGATTGTTGACCAAATTAAACGTTACGAATCTAGTAGATTTAGTAAATAAAGCTAAAACTTTAGAGATCGTTTAA
- a CDS encoding twin-arginine translocase TatA/TatE family subunit: protein MFGIGGGELVFIMFIVLMLFGSDKVPEMARTMGKAMAQLKNATNDIKSEIQKGAEANGFDQKMLNDITGGINSEINKAKTNLLGETSNTFSGIADTFTSEVNKTKDSVISGTTNPDGTPLLDDLTGPVKRQM, encoded by the coding sequence ATGTTTGGAATAGGAGGAGGCGAATTAGTTTTTATCATGTTTATCGTATTGATGCTTTTTGGGTCTGATAAAGTGCCTGAAATGGCAAGAACAATGGGTAAAGCGATGGCACAGCTTAAAAATGCAACCAATGACATCAAAAGTGAGATTCAAAAAGGAGCAGAGGCCAACGGTTTTGATCAGAAAATGTTGAACGACATAACGGGTGGTATCAATTCTGAAATCAATAAAGCCAAGACTAATCTTTTAGGGGAAACATCCAATACATTTTCTGGAATTGCAGATACATTCACATCCGAAGTAAATAAAACCAAAGACAGTGTGATAAGTGGTACTACAAATCCAGATGGTACACCACTTTTAGACGATTTAACAGGTCCTGTAAAACGCCAAATGTAA
- a CDS encoding O-methyltransferase: MHFISQELEDYIEQHSEKEPALLAALNKETYQKILLPRMLSGHFQGRVLSMLSKLIRPVNILEIGTYTGYSALCLCEGIQENGQLHTIDIKEELVDFQRKHFDKSPWGKQIVQHLGEAVAIIPKLDLKFDLVFIDADKENYLNYFEMILPKMNKGGIILSDNVLWSGKVLEPIHPNDISTKILVEYNQLLKNDPRVETVLLPIRDGLTVSRVI, translated from the coding sequence ATGCATTTCATTTCCCAAGAATTAGAAGATTATATAGAACAACATTCCGAAAAAGAACCTGCATTGCTGGCGGCTTTAAATAAAGAAACTTATCAAAAAATATTATTGCCCAGAATGCTGAGCGGTCATTTTCAGGGACGTGTTTTGAGTATGCTATCCAAATTAATTAGACCGGTAAATATCCTGGAAATTGGAACGTACACGGGCTACTCGGCTTTGTGCTTGTGCGAAGGCATACAGGAAAACGGGCAGTTGCATACGATTGACATCAAGGAAGAATTGGTTGATTTTCAGCGCAAGCATTTTGACAAATCTCCTTGGGGAAAGCAAATTGTGCAACATTTGGGAGAAGCTGTCGCTATTATCCCGAAACTGGATTTAAAATTTGATTTGGTTTTCATTGATGCCGACAAAGAAAATTACTTAAACTATTTTGAAATGATTTTGCCCAAAATGAACAAAGGCGGTATTATTTTATCCGATAATGTTTTGTGGAGCGGCAAAGTTTTGGAACCGATTCATCCCAATGACATCAGTACCAAAATTCTGGTCGAATACAATCAATTGCTTAAAAATGACCCACGAGTAGAAACTGTTTTATTGCCTATTCGTGATGGATTGACGGTAAGTAGGGTGATTTAA
- the gldB gene encoding gliding motility lipoprotein GldB, which yields MKLFLLPIVFCFLFWSCDQKSKVEKAIEETPINIKVERFDKLFFETPPKDLAKLKKQFPYFFSPKVNDTVWLNKMREPIWREVYTEVQKKYSNIDSVQNGVETLFKHIKFYFPETKNPKIITLISDMDYTNKAIYADSLVIISLELYLGKEHKFYQFPKYIKQNFEEKQIMPDIVTSFSTRKIAIPVDNNLLSQMIYFGKQLYLKDVLLPDYDDADKMGYTPEQNVWCQENESYIWRYFIERQMLFSDEQKLKSRFIDPAPFSKFYLEIDNDSPGQVGSWIGWQIVRSYMANNDVTVAQLMKTDAKEIFEKSKYKPKK from the coding sequence ATGAAATTATTTCTCTTACCGATAGTTTTTTGTTTTCTGTTTTGGTCTTGTGATCAAAAAAGTAAAGTTGAAAAAGCTATAGAAGAAACACCAATCAACATTAAAGTGGAACGTTTTGATAAATTATTTTTTGAAACACCTCCTAAAGATTTAGCTAAATTAAAAAAACAATTTCCTTACTTTTTTTCGCCAAAGGTAAATGATACGGTATGGTTGAATAAAATGCGGGAGCCAATTTGGAGAGAAGTATATACCGAAGTCCAAAAGAAATATTCAAATATTGATAGTGTGCAAAATGGGGTAGAGACTTTATTCAAGCACATCAAGTTTTATTTCCCAGAGACAAAGAATCCTAAAATTATCACCTTGATATCGGATATGGATTACACTAATAAAGCCATTTATGCAGATTCATTAGTTATTATTTCTTTAGAATTGTATTTAGGAAAAGAACATAAGTTTTATCAATTTCCTAAATATATAAAGCAAAATTTTGAAGAAAAACAGATCATGCCAGATATTGTGACCAGTTTTTCTACTCGTAAAATTGCCATTCCTGTAGATAATAACTTGTTGTCACAAATGATTTATTTTGGTAAGCAACTCTATTTAAAAGATGTTTTGTTACCAGATTATGATGATGCTGACAAAATGGGTTATACGCCAGAACAGAATGTTTGGTGCCAGGAAAATGAAAGTTATATATGGCGTTATTTTATTGAAAGGCAAATGCTTTTTAGTGATGAGCAAAAATTAAAATCACGTTTTATTGATCCGGCCCCATTTTCAAAATTTTATTTAGAAATAGATAATGATTCTCCAGGGCAAGTAGGTTCCTGGATAGGCTGGCAAATTGTACGTTCTTATATGGCCAATAATGATGTAACCGTTGCTCAGTTAATGAAAACAGATGCCAAAGAAATTTTCGAAAAATCAAAATACAAACCAAAGAAATAA
- the dnaG gene encoding DNA primase, whose protein sequence is MISQTTIDTVFETARVEEVIGDFVQLKRAGSNFKGLSPFSDERSPSFMVSPAKGIWKDFSSGKGGNSIAFIMEHEHFTYPEAIRYLAKKYNIEIEETEQSAEEKANTDVRESMFLVSEFAKTYFHNTLLNSEEGKAIGLSYFKERGFSNDTIKKFGLGYSPEAWDALTKEALGKGYKLEFLESTGLTIAREDRPFDRFKSRVMFPIQSMSGRVLGFGGRILTNDKKSAKYLNSPESDIYHKSKVLYGIFQAKQSIAKLNNCFLVEGYTDVIQFNQAGIENVVASSGTALTPDQIRLINRLTKNITVLFDGDAAGLRASIRGIDLILEEGMNVKVCTFPDGDDPDSFARKTSYDDLVAYLENNSKDFIQFKASLLMNDAKNDPVKKADLIRDMVSSISKIPDRIQREIYIQECSRIMDISEQVLTSTLAQLVQKDISEVGKKAKQDQKAFEIVKNENPVENAKVDVLFRLERKIIEILLLYGNKTEEFEDIYLKTNEEGEIETLIEKKEYKVYQRIYLSLQEDEVELANPLFRDIFNDLIQYYLQNENLEIEKYLMHLNADFAQEVTDILMEDERVVLHNWEGQNIIPKTKNETISQYVSETILTMRWYLVDKIIDELKNSVSNEPGSDNTESMAMAMDYYKLINSFSKKLGRVMSRYS, encoded by the coding sequence TTGATCTCACAAACGACCATAGATACTGTATTTGAAACTGCTCGAGTAGAGGAGGTTATTGGTGATTTTGTTCAGTTAAAAAGAGCAGGAAGCAACTTCAAAGGATTAAGTCCATTCTCAGATGAGCGTTCTCCATCGTTTATGGTTTCGCCAGCCAAAGGGATTTGGAAAGATTTTAGTTCAGGAAAAGGAGGAAACTCCATTGCTTTTATAATGGAGCACGAACATTTTACCTATCCAGAAGCCATTCGGTATTTGGCCAAAAAATATAATATTGAGATTGAAGAAACGGAGCAATCAGCTGAGGAAAAAGCCAATACAGATGTTCGCGAAAGTATGTTTCTCGTTTCGGAATTTGCTAAAACTTATTTTCACAATACACTTTTAAATTCAGAAGAAGGAAAGGCTATTGGACTCTCATATTTCAAAGAGCGAGGATTCAGTAATGATACCATCAAAAAATTTGGCTTGGGTTATTCTCCAGAAGCTTGGGACGCTCTTACCAAAGAAGCGTTAGGAAAAGGATATAAATTGGAATTTCTTGAAAGTACTGGTTTGACCATCGCCAGGGAAGATCGTCCTTTTGATCGCTTCAAAAGCAGAGTGATGTTTCCGATACAAAGTATGTCCGGACGTGTTCTCGGTTTTGGTGGAAGAATATTGACCAACGATAAAAAATCGGCTAAATACTTGAATTCACCTGAAAGCGATATTTATCATAAAAGTAAGGTTTTGTATGGTATTTTTCAGGCCAAACAATCAATTGCCAAGCTTAATAATTGTTTTTTGGTCGAAGGATATACTGATGTTATTCAGTTCAATCAAGCTGGAATTGAAAATGTTGTGGCTTCTTCTGGAACTGCACTTACGCCAGATCAAATTCGATTGATCAACCGATTAACCAAAAATATTACAGTGCTTTTTGACGGTGATGCTGCTGGACTTCGAGCATCTATTCGTGGAATCGATTTAATCCTTGAAGAAGGGATGAATGTAAAAGTATGTACTTTTCCTGATGGTGACGACCCGGACAGTTTTGCCAGAAAAACATCTTATGATGATTTGGTAGCCTATTTAGAAAATAATTCAAAGGATTTTATACAGTTTAAAGCATCTCTTTTAATGAATGATGCCAAGAATGATCCTGTCAAAAAAGCAGATTTGATTCGTGATATGGTGTCCAGCATCTCCAAAATACCGGATCGTATTCAACGCGAAATTTACATTCAAGAGTGTTCCAGAATTATGGATATTTCAGAGCAGGTATTGACCAGTACTTTGGCGCAGTTGGTTCAAAAAGACATTTCTGAAGTTGGGAAAAAAGCAAAACAAGACCAAAAAGCTTTTGAAATTGTAAAAAATGAAAACCCTGTTGAAAATGCCAAAGTTGACGTTTTGTTTCGATTGGAGCGAAAGATAATTGAAATTCTTTTGCTTTATGGAAATAAAACGGAAGAGTTTGAAGATATTTATTTGAAAACCAATGAAGAGGGAGAAATTGAAACGCTGATTGAAAAGAAAGAATACAAGGTTTATCAAAGAATTTACCTGAGTTTGCAAGAAGACGAAGTGGAACTGGCCAATCCCTTGTTTAGGGATATTTTTAATGACTTAATTCAATATTATCTTCAAAATGAAAACTTGGAAATTGAAAAATATCTAATGCATTTGAATGCCGATTTTGCTCAAGAAGTGACCGATATTCTGATGGAAGACGAAAGAGTTGTTTTGCACAATTGGGAAGGCCAAAACATTATTCCAAAGACCAAAAACGAAACCATTAGTCAATATGTGTCTGAAACCATTTTGACCATGAGATGGTATTTGGTGGATAAAATTATAGACGAATTAAAAAACTCTGTATCAAATGAACCAGGTTCAGATAACACAGAGTCTATGGCTATGGCAATGGACTACTACAAACTAATTAATTCTTTTTCGAAAAAGTTAGGTAGAGTTATGTCAAGATACAGTTAA
- a CDS encoding YceI family protein, with protein MKTILKTITTALTLFAIVFTANAQKSYNLDAKTNFSVFGTSTLHDWEMKSGSRTGTANLTVTDSKLVDINSIDITLPTESIKSEKKSMDKVAYETLKTDKFKNIKYVLKSADKVNETTWNLTGTYTIAGVSKVLKTQVKTSVANGIVTLQGTNKITFTEFGMKSPTALLGTIRTGEELTIKFNLNFN; from the coding sequence ATGAAAACGATTCTTAAAACAATTACCACAGCATTAACACTCTTTGCAATTGTATTTACGGCAAATGCTCAAAAAAGCTACAACTTAGATGCAAAAACAAATTTTTCAGTATTTGGAACCTCAACGCTACACGATTGGGAAATGAAATCTGGTTCAAGAACAGGGACTGCAAATCTTACAGTAACCGATTCAAAATTGGTAGACATTAATAGTATCGATATTACGCTTCCTACCGAAAGCATCAAAAGCGAAAAAAAGAGTATGGACAAAGTAGCTTACGAAACTTTAAAAACAGACAAATTCAAAAACATTAAATATGTTTTGAAATCTGCAGACAAAGTAAATGAAACTACTTGGAATCTTACAGGTACCTATACAATAGCCGGCGTATCTAAAGTGTTAAAAACACAAGTAAAAACTTCAGTAGCTAATGGCATTGTAACCTTACAAGGTACAAACAAAATAACATTTACCGAATTTGGCATGAAATCTCCAACTGCCTTATTGGGAACTATTAGAACTGGAGAAGAACTAACAATAAAATTCAATTTAAACTTTAACTAA